A region of Dermochelys coriacea isolate rDerCor1 chromosome 1, rDerCor1.pri.v4, whole genome shotgun sequence DNA encodes the following proteins:
- the LOC119851018 gene encoding histone H2A.J: protein MSGRGKQGGKVRAKAKSRSSRAGLQFPVGRVHRLLRKGNYAERVGAGAPVYMAAVLEYLTAEILELAGNAARDNKKTRIIPRHLQLAIRNDEELNKLLGKVTIAQGGVLPNIQAVLLPKKTESHKAKSK, encoded by the coding sequence ATGTCGGGCCGAGGAAAGCAGGGAGGTAAGGTGCGGGCTAAGGCGAAGTCTCGCTCCTCGCGGGCTGGGCTGCAGTTCCCGGTGGGCCGTGTGCACCGGCTGCTCCGCAAAGGCAATTATGCGGAGCGGGTGGGGGCTGGCGCCCCGGTCTATATGGCCGCGGTGCTGGAGTATCTGACCGCTGAGATTCTGGAGCTGGCCGGCAACGCGGCTCGGGACAACAAGAAAACCAGGATCATCCCCCGTCACCTGCAGCTCGCCATCCGAAACGACGAAGAGCTCAACAAGCTGTTGGGGAAAGTCACGATCGCTCAAGGGGGTGTCCTGCCCAACATCCAGGCCGTGCTGCTGCCCAAGAAAACCGAGAGCCACAAGGCCAAGAGCAAGTAA
- the LOC119845854 gene encoding histone H1-like → MSETAPAVAVTAAAVAPTAPLPASKAPAKKPKKAAGGLKARKAAGPSVTELITKAVSASKERKGVSLAALKKVLGSGGYDVEKNNSRIKLGLKSLVNKGILVHTKGVGASGSFKLSKKPGETKEKAPKKKPAAKPKKPAAKKPASAAKKPKKTAAVKKSPKKAKKPAGAAAKKTAKSPKKVKPAAKPKKAAKSPAKAKAVKPKAAKPKPTKPKTVKAKRGAPKKK, encoded by the coding sequence ATGTCTGAAACTGCGCCCGCTGTTGCAGTGACAGCAGCTGCTGTTGCACCAACAGCTCCTCTTCCAGCTTCAAAGGCTCCAGCTAAAAAACCGAAGAAGGCGGCAGGAGGACTCAAAGCTCGGAAGGCCGCGGGTCCCAGCGTGACCGAGCTGATCACCAAGGCGGTGTCCGCTTCCAAGGAGCGCAAAGGGGTCTCGTTGGCTGCTCTTAAGAAGGTTCTGGGCTCCGGAGGGTACGATGTGGAGAAGAACAACAGCCGCATCAAGCTGGGGCTTAAGAGTCTGGTGAACAAGGGCATCTTAGTTCATACTAAGGGTGTCGGTGCCTCGGGCTCCTTTAAGCTCAGCAAAAAGCCGGGTGAGACCAAGGAAAAGGCGCCCAAGAAAAAGCCAGCGGCAAAGCCTAAGAAACCAGCTGCCAAGAAACCCGCCAGCGCCGCCAAGAAACCCAAAAAGACCGCGGCCGTGAAAAAGAGTCCGAAAAAAGCCAAGAAACCAGCAGGTGCAGCAGCCAAGAAAACGGCCAAGAGCCCGAAAAAGGTGAAACCTGCCGCCAAGCCTAAGAAGGCAGCTAAGAGCCCGGCTAAGGCCAAAGCGGTGAAGCCTAAAGCGGCCAAGCCCAAGCCGACGAAACCCAAAACAGTGAAGGCTAAAAGGGGCGCGCCTAAGAAGAAGTGA
- the LOC119850995 gene encoding histone H3: MARTKQTARKSTGGKAPRKQLATKAARKSAPATGGVKKPHRYRPGTVALREIRRYQKSTELLIRKLPFQRLVREIAQDFKTDLRFQSSAVMALQEASEAYLVGLFEDTNLCAIHAKRVTIMPKDIQLARRIRGERA; encoded by the coding sequence ATGGCTCGGACCAAGCAGACCGCCCGTAAATCCACTGGTGGCAAAGCCCCCCGTAAGCAGCTGGCCACTAAAGCTGCCCGGAAGAGCGCTCCTGCCACTGGGGGAGTGAAGAAACCCCATCGCTATCGACCCGGCACCGTGGCCCTGCGAGAGATCCGCCGCTACCAGAAATCCACTGAGCTGCTCATCCGCAAGCTgcccttccagcgcctggtgcgTGAAATCGCCCAGGACTTCAAGACCGACTTGCGCTTCCAGAGCTCGGCCGTTATGGCCCTGCAGGAGGCCAGCGAAGCCTACTTGGTGGGGCTCTTTGAGGACACCAACCTGTGTGCTATTCACGCCAAGAGAGTCACCATCATGCCCAAGGACATCCAGTTAGCCCGGCGTATCCGTGGCGAAAGAGCTTAA
- the LOC119850990 gene encoding histone H3: MARTKQTARKSTGGKAPRKQLATKAARKSAPATGGVKKPHRYRPGTVALREIRRYQKSTELLIRKLPFQRLVREIAQDFKTDLRFQSSAVMALQEASEAYLVGLFEDTNLCAIHAKRVTIMPKDIQLARRIRGERA, translated from the coding sequence ATGGCCCGGACCAAGCAGACAGCTCGTAAATCCACCGGCGGCAAAGCCCCCCGTAAGCAGCTGGCCACTAAAGCTGCCCGGAAGAGCGCTCCTGCCACTGGGGGAGTGAAGAAACCCCATCGCTATCGACCCGGCACCGTGGCCCTGCGAGAGATCCGCCGCTACCAGAAATCCACTGAGCTGCTCATCCGCAAGCTGCCCTTCCAGCGCCTCGTCCGTGAAATCGCCCAGGACTTCAAGACCGACTTGCGCTTCCAGAGCTCGGCCGTTATGGCCCTGCAGGAGGCCAGCGAAGCCTACTTGGTGGGGCTCTTTGAGGACACCAACCTGTGTGCTATTCACGCCAAGAGAGTCACCATCATGCCCAAGGACATCCAGTTAGCCCGGCGTATCCGCGGTGAGAGGGCTTAA